A window from Drosophila yakuba strain Tai18E2 chromosome 3L, Prin_Dyak_Tai18E2_2.1, whole genome shotgun sequence encodes these proteins:
- the LOC6532520 gene encoding uncharacterized protein LOC6532520 — translation MASSLTKTNLQQNAAMEEEQQNDLDQWLKEQRIILDMRTRRLFSDVLPVAKIVKRCHPRLVDLHNYTPKSSVVLKLQSWETFSNKVLKKLGINLPRSVLEQLASAAPGAIETLFQELVAVTKCGSPRPRPMLNVSPTRSQRSEVVKKLANTDSVKRTLNRSLTQVIERSASSDTRPKVLTMDMKVVVDGQVKKVSKKVVEYEHYAKALRKSAEKSSYINCITQKADYLESMVAARNERIDELMLQMGKLSASILSMRPTLNETEDESGNCVELQSHMNNPSEPCCEFPN, via the exons ATGGCATCTAGTCTTActaaaacaaatttacaacaaaacGCAG CtatggaggaggagcagcagaacGACCTGGACCAGTGGCTGAAGGAGCAGCGCATAATACTGGATATGAGAACTCGTCGTTTATTCTCGGATGTTTTGCCAGTAGCCAAGATTGTCAAGCGTTGTCATCCTCGCCTGGTCGATCTGCACAATTATACGCCCAAGAGCAGCGTGGTGCTGAAACTCCAGAGCTGGGAGACCTTTAGCAATAAGGTTCTGAAGAAGTTGGGCATCAATTTGCCGCGTTCGGTGCTGGAGCAACTAGCCTCAGCCGCACCAGGAGCTATAGAAACGCTGTTCCAGGAACTGGTGGCGGTGACCAAGTGCGGTAGTCCCAGGCCAAGACCCATGCTGAATGTATCACCAACGCGTTCCCAGAGGAGCGAAGTGGTCAAAAAGTTGGCTAATACGGATTCTGTGAAACGCACTCTCAACCGATCCCTTACTCAAGTGATCGAGCGCTCGGCCTCCAGTGATACGCGACCCAAGGTGCTGACCATGGACATGAAGGTCGTGGTCGATGGCCAGGTCAAGAAGGTTTCCAAGAAAGTAGTGGAGTACGAACACTACGCCAAGGCATTACGGAAAAGTGCCGAGAAGTCGTCCTACATCAACTGCATCACCCAAAAGGCCGACTACCTGGAGAGCATGGTTGCCGCCAGGAATGAGCGCATAGATGAACTAATGCTCCAAATGGGCAAACTGTCGGCCAGCATTCTTTCCATGCGACCCACGCTCAACGAAACCGAGGACGAATCTGGGAACTGTGTAGAACTCCAATCCCATATGAATAACCCCTCCGAACCCTGCTGTGAGTTCCCTAACTAG